The proteins below come from a single Dinghuibacter silviterrae genomic window:
- a CDS encoding ABC transporter permease, with protein sequence MLRNYLKAALRNLVAHKTHALVNIPGLVVGLAACLLIFLVLRYEDSFDNFHPDKDRIYRVVRAGKNPTDRDYRTGVPFPVPEGLRADFPQLQKVCVINGDWNVQVTAPGNRKFKEKHVFCADPSFFGMFRFPFLAGSLPDVFDNVAVTREAATKYFGDWTKAIGRTLHLYGEDMKVTGILENPPVNTDFPLSVVVSYATLRKGLNMDNWFNINDSYCCFVLLRPGETAAQFEALLPAFMQKHIPVEGRGYSFLLQPLREVHHDPRLGNFNGVTFSRDLSRALALIGLFLLVVASVNFINLSTAQAATRAREVGVRKVLGGTRRQLLIQFLGETALTCLCALLLAAGVAALVLPALNDLLKVPLSMKVPELLWFGVLIAFALTLMSGFYPALVLSGFRPAQVLKGGVALRSGKGISLRKVLVVFQLVIAQVLVIGTLVVVTQMNYVKNAYLGFDKTEVITASFPGDSLSHSKLDVLRSQLLQDPAIKAVSFGISAPSGNGDWYTDMQLASNHSRKPDVIINYKAEDPAFFSLYDMQFAAGRPYYPSDTPREYVVNETFIKQAGLGSPQKAIGTPIRVAGRLYPIVGVLRDFHSNSLRDPVPPIVMATYKDVYSTASIKIEAGKARQAIAHIAAVWDHLYPDYLFEYTFLDQTIADAYRQEDQLSKLYKVFSAIALFISCLGLYGLISFMAVRRNKEIGIRKVLGARIGQIVYLLTGEFSILILVAFAIAGPLGWYFTHGWLEQYAYRIHLGAGFFLLAIGGSAGVTGATIGYSAVRAATANPVKTLRSE encoded by the coding sequence ATGCTGCGAAACTACCTGAAGGCCGCCCTCCGCAACCTGGTGGCCCACAAAACCCACGCACTTGTCAACATACCCGGGCTGGTCGTCGGGCTGGCCGCCTGTCTGCTGATCTTCCTGGTCCTGCGGTACGAGGACAGCTTTGACAATTTCCACCCGGACAAGGACCGGATCTACCGCGTGGTCCGCGCGGGCAAAAATCCCACCGACCGGGACTACCGGACGGGGGTTCCATTTCCCGTGCCGGAAGGGCTCAGGGCGGATTTTCCCCAACTTCAAAAAGTATGTGTGATCAATGGGGACTGGAACGTACAGGTCACCGCACCGGGCAACCGGAAATTCAAGGAAAAGCACGTGTTTTGCGCAGACCCTTCCTTTTTCGGGATGTTCCGCTTCCCCTTCCTCGCTGGCTCGCTCCCGGACGTATTCGACAACGTGGCCGTCACCCGGGAAGCCGCCACCAAATATTTTGGGGATTGGACAAAGGCGATCGGCCGGACCCTTCATCTTTATGGCGAAGACATGAAGGTCACCGGTATTTTGGAAAACCCACCCGTCAATACCGACTTCCCCCTGAGCGTTGTTGTGTCTTATGCGACATTGAGAAAGGGACTCAACATGGACAATTGGTTTAATATCAACGACAGTTATTGCTGTTTTGTCCTGCTGCGCCCGGGGGAAACGGCTGCGCAGTTCGAGGCCCTTTTGCCGGCGTTTATGCAAAAGCACATCCCGGTAGAAGGCAGAGGTTACTCCTTCCTCCTCCAACCCCTGCGCGAGGTGCACCACGATCCCCGTCTGGGGAACTTCAATGGAGTGACTTTTTCCAGAGACCTCAGCCGCGCCCTGGCATTAATTGGGCTTTTCCTCCTCGTCGTCGCCTCCGTGAATTTTATCAACCTGTCCACCGCGCAGGCCGCCACCCGGGCCAGGGAAGTCGGCGTCCGGAAGGTCCTGGGGGGAACCCGGAGGCAATTGCTGATCCAGTTTTTGGGGGAGACGGCGCTCACCTGTCTGTGCGCCCTCTTGCTGGCCGCAGGGGTGGCCGCCCTGGTCCTGCCTGCGCTCAACGACCTTTTGAAGGTGCCCCTCAGCATGAAGGTACCGGAACTGCTGTGGTTTGGGGTGCTGATCGCCTTTGCCCTCACCCTTATGTCCGGGTTTTACCCGGCCCTGGTCCTGTCTGGCTTCAGACCCGCCCAGGTCCTCAAAGGCGGGGTAGCGCTCCGGTCCGGCAAGGGCATTTCCCTCCGGAAGGTCCTGGTCGTTTTTCAACTGGTGATCGCCCAGGTCCTGGTCATCGGGACCCTGGTGGTGGTTACGCAGATGAACTATGTCAAAAACGCTTACTTAGGATTCGATAAGACGGAAGTGATTACGGCTTCTTTTCCAGGCGATAGCCTAAGCCATAGCAAACTCGACGTCCTGCGCAGCCAGTTGCTCCAGGACCCCGCGATCAAAGCCGTCAGCTTTGGCATCTCCGCGCCTTCGGGCAACGGCGACTGGTATACCGATATGCAATTGGCGTCCAACCACAGCCGGAAGCCCGACGTGATCATCAACTACAAAGCGGAAGACCCTGCTTTTTTCTCCTTATATGACATGCAATTTGCGGCAGGCAGACCCTATTACCCATCCGACACACCCCGGGAATACGTCGTCAACGAGACGTTTATCAAACAGGCGGGGCTGGGTAGTCCGCAGAAAGCCATCGGAACCCCGATCCGGGTAGCCGGTAGGCTCTACCCCATCGTGGGTGTGCTCCGCGATTTCCACTCCAACTCGTTGCGGGATCCCGTCCCCCCTATCGTGATGGCCACCTATAAAGACGTGTATTCGACGGCCAGTATAAAAATCGAGGCGGGGAAAGCACGGCAGGCCATCGCCCATATAGCGGCCGTCTGGGATCACCTGTATCCGGATTACCTGTTCGAGTATACCTTCCTCGACCAGACGATCGCCGACGCCTACCGGCAGGAAGACCAGCTTTCGAAGCTCTACAAGGTTTTTTCCGCGATTGCCCTCTTTATCTCGTGTCTGGGGCTTTACGGCCTGATCTCTTTTATGGCCGTCCGCCGGAACAAGGAAATCGGTATCCGGAAAGTATTGGGCGCAAGGATCGGGCAGATTGTCTACCTGCTGACCGGTGAATTTTCCATCCTGATCCTGGTTGCTTTTGCGATCGCCGGTCCCCTTGGCTGGTACTTTACCCACGGATGGCTGGAACAATACGCCTACCGGATCCACTTAGGCGCGGGCTTTTTCCTGCTGGCCATCGGTGGGTCGGCAGGGGTCACGGGGGCGACCATCGGGTATTCGGCGGTGCGTGCGGCTACGGCCAATCCGGTGAAGACCCTGCGGTCGGAATAG
- a CDS encoding glycoside hydrolase family 76 protein, whose product MYRYLLLIPLLAGCAKNYDNINFGNGSSTVYTYDWNLIADTSTAAFIANYWNASASYFNANNQGSTTFGYWPQAHGLDIMVDAYMRTDSSAYTNLMSEWYTGVQSANGNTFIGQYYDDMGWNALAMLRTYDVTKDVRWKTAAQTVWTNIQGGWNNIEGGGIAWQKQETYFKNTPANGPACILAARLYEQFGNPSDLTWAQNIYNWEKSTLVDPGTGFVYDGINGNNDGKLNTTWFFTYNQGLFIGAALEMYNATGQPSYLSDALLTANNAITDPRIVSSGLFHDEGQGDGGLFKGVLVRYLTQLTLSPALDQNSKSRFVLFLKNNAQSLWLKATTRPGYFYGSNWSVAPSGETDLTTEESGVMLFEAMALLHNNKLL is encoded by the coding sequence ATGTATAGATACTTATTATTGATCCCCTTGCTGGCGGGTTGCGCCAAAAACTATGACAACATCAATTTCGGCAACGGTTCTTCGACAGTGTATACTTATGACTGGAACCTGATCGCCGATACCAGCACCGCCGCCTTTATCGCCAACTACTGGAACGCTTCCGCGTCTTATTTCAACGCCAACAACCAGGGCAGCACCACCTTTGGCTACTGGCCCCAGGCCCACGGCCTGGACATCATGGTGGATGCCTATATGCGGACCGACAGCAGCGCGTACACCAACCTCATGTCCGAATGGTACACCGGTGTCCAGTCGGCCAACGGCAACACCTTTATCGGCCAGTACTACGACGACATGGGCTGGAATGCCCTGGCCATGCTCCGGACGTATGACGTGACCAAGGACGTTCGCTGGAAAACCGCCGCGCAAACTGTATGGACCAATATACAGGGCGGCTGGAACAATATCGAAGGCGGCGGGATCGCCTGGCAGAAACAGGAGACGTATTTCAAGAACACCCCGGCCAATGGCCCGGCGTGTATCCTGGCGGCCCGTCTCTATGAACAGTTTGGCAACCCCTCCGACCTGACCTGGGCCCAGAATATCTACAACTGGGAAAAAAGTACGTTGGTGGACCCCGGTACGGGTTTTGTCTACGATGGCATCAATGGGAACAACGACGGCAAGCTCAATACGACCTGGTTCTTTACCTACAACCAGGGACTGTTTATCGGCGCCGCCCTGGAGATGTACAATGCCACGGGACAGCCCTCCTATTTGTCCGACGCCCTTCTGACCGCCAACAACGCGATCACCGATCCCCGCATCGTTTCGTCCGGTCTTTTCCACGACGAAGGCCAGGGTGACGGTGGTCTTTTTAAAGGTGTGCTGGTCCGTTACCTCACCCAGCTCACCCTGAGCCCGGCCCTGGACCAGAATTCCAAAAGCCGCTTCGTATTGTTTTTGAAAAACAATGCGCAGTCGCTCTGGCTAAAGGCCACCACGCGTCCGGGCTACTTCTACGGGAGCAACTGGTCGGTGGCGCCCTCGGGGGAGACGGATTTGACGACGGAGGAGAGTGGGGTGATGCTCTTCGAGGCGATGGCGTTGTTGCATAACAATAAGCTTCTGTAA
- a CDS encoding alpha/beta hydrolase has translation MIRLVLLSLLTLTALLTVCKAPTYHLWLLAIGVTEFPWIPVGCIVLLLLAGYWLPARRWTGTWVGLVGLSLSLSPIIRAYTAAATLQYTLGQDEARERLPFRWTRMFRGSAAVPFTTVTYKDSLTMDVYPDDLPNGDIVHLTPRPCILVIHGGSWSGGSSRQLPELNWVLARQGYVVASMNYRLAPRFKNPAPIRDVASALAFLRAHAARWHIDTTRFVLLGRSAGAQIALMAAYTLPTGKDTRGRTAPGSGIRGVIDFYGPTDMVWGYSAPASRLVMDSRKVMEDYLGGSYQKVPEHYVASSPLEAVDPHAPPTLLIHGRNDVVVAYEHSVRLDAKLTALGVPHYFLSLPWATHAFDYTLNGPSGQLSTYAVEVFLDKVTH, from the coding sequence ATGATCCGGCTGGTCCTTCTTAGCCTCCTCACCCTGACCGCCTTGCTGACCGTTTGCAAGGCGCCGACCTATCATTTGTGGCTCCTCGCCATCGGCGTAACCGAGTTCCCCTGGATCCCTGTGGGGTGTATCGTGTTACTCCTGCTCGCCGGGTACTGGCTCCCCGCCCGGCGGTGGACCGGCACCTGGGTCGGACTCGTCGGTCTCTCCCTCAGCCTCAGCCCCATCATCCGGGCCTATACCGCCGCCGCCACCCTGCAATACACCCTCGGTCAGGACGAGGCGCGGGAGCGCTTGCCGTTCCGCTGGACGCGGATGTTCCGCGGGAGCGCCGCCGTACCGTTTACGACGGTGACGTATAAGGATTCGTTGACGATGGATGTGTACCCTGATGATTTGCCCAACGGCGATATAGTGCACCTGACCCCCCGCCCCTGCATCCTCGTCATCCACGGCGGCTCGTGGAGCGGTGGCAGCAGCCGGCAGTTGCCCGAACTCAACTGGGTACTGGCGCGCCAGGGATATGTCGTGGCGTCCATGAACTACCGCCTGGCGCCCCGGTTCAAGAACCCCGCGCCCATCCGCGACGTCGCGTCGGCCCTGGCCTTTCTCCGGGCGCACGCCGCGCGGTGGCACATCGACACCACGCGTTTTGTACTCCTCGGCCGCTCCGCCGGTGCGCAAATCGCGCTGATGGCCGCCTACACGTTGCCCACGGGTAAGGACACCAGGGGGCGGACCGCGCCCGGGTCCGGCATCCGCGGGGTGATTGACTTTTATGGGCCCACGGACATGGTCTGGGGGTATTCCGCCCCGGCAAGCCGTCTGGTCATGGATTCCCGTAAAGTCATGGAAGACTACCTCGGCGGTTCGTATCAAAAAGTCCCGGAGCACTACGTCGCCAGCTCTCCGTTGGAAGCCGTGGATCCCCACGCCCCGCCTACCCTGCTGATCCATGGACGCAACGACGTGGTGGTAGCCTATGAACACAGCGTCCGTCTGGATGCCAAACTAACCGCGCTCGGCGTTCCGCACTACTTCCTGTCTCTTCCCTGGGCTACGCATGCCTTCGATTATACCCTCAATGGGCCCTCGGGGCAGTTGTCCACCTATGCGGTGGAGGTGTTTCTCGATAAGGTGACGCACTAG
- a CDS encoding GNAT family N-acetyltransferase gives MTFPFDKDICLENNRSLLRPLQLTDAEGLLEAACSDPDLMRYSTAPIHSPRMLWDYLQTAMEEKAQKIRYPFLIVDKTSGKYAGCTSYASIVDADERLEIGWTWMGLPYHRTGLNRNNKFLMLRYAFEELGAERVELRTDERNMRSRTAILGIGATYEGTLRHYKIGYDGFRRNTVYFSILRHEWFGSVRERLELYQNRTARAH, from the coding sequence ATGACTTTCCCCTTCGACAAAGACATTTGCCTGGAAAACAATCGCTCCCTGCTCAGGCCTCTGCAATTAACCGATGCAGAGGGCCTGCTGGAAGCGGCCTGCTCCGACCCGGACCTGATGCGGTACTCGACCGCACCGATCCATAGTCCGCGGATGTTGTGGGACTACCTACAAACGGCGATGGAGGAAAAAGCGCAAAAAATCCGCTACCCCTTCCTCATCGTCGACAAGACCAGCGGGAAATACGCGGGCTGCACCAGTTACGCTTCTATCGTGGACGCGGACGAACGCCTGGAGATTGGCTGGACATGGATGGGCCTGCCCTACCACCGGACGGGGTTGAACCGGAACAACAAATTCCTCATGCTCCGGTATGCCTTTGAAGAACTGGGGGCCGAACGCGTGGAGCTCCGGACAGACGAAAGAAACATGCGCTCACGCACGGCGATCCTAGGCATCGGCGCCACCTACGAAGGCACGCTCCGGCACTATAAGATCGGGTACGACGGGTTTAGAAGAAACACGGTGTATTTCAGTATCCTGAGACACGAATGGTTCGGCAGCGTACGGGAACGCCTGGAATTGTATCAAAACCGGACGGCGCGGGCGCACTAA
- a CDS encoding YhcH/YjgK/YiaL family protein, whose protein sequence is MILDYLDRASTYKGLDEPFQKAFAWLRQTDLGTLPKGRYDIEGDRVFAMVNEYETVDPQGQKMESHRVHIDLQYMARGTELVGHDFLRAQQPSKAYDPDTDFMLYDENPSFFSRFEEGMFAIFYPEDLHMPNIHPGEPGWVKKVVVKIKV, encoded by the coding sequence ATGATCCTAGACTACCTGGACAGGGCATCCACCTATAAAGGCCTGGACGAACCCTTCCAAAAAGCCTTCGCCTGGCTCCGTCAAACGGACCTGGGTACCCTCCCCAAAGGCCGATACGACATCGAAGGAGACCGGGTTTTTGCCATGGTCAATGAATACGAGACCGTTGACCCGCAGGGGCAAAAGATGGAATCCCACCGGGTCCACATCGACCTCCAATACATGGCCCGGGGCACCGAGCTCGTGGGACACGACTTTTTAAGAGCGCAGCAGCCTTCGAAAGCGTACGATCCCGACACCGATTTTATGCTCTATGACGAAAACCCTTCCTTTTTCTCCCGTTTCGAGGAAGGTATGTTCGCCATCTTCTACCCGGAAGACCTGCACATGCCCAACATACATCCGGGTGAGCCCGGCTGGGTTAAAAAAGTCGTGGTGAAGATCAAGGTATGA
- a CDS encoding SusE domain-containing protein codes for MRRILYISAFLLLAAACKKSYNYGLDQTVSAVSTLYAPQDSLFLSITPGGSSVVEFEWAPAQAQDGSLVQYEVAFDTTKAFKNPVFTVAADNTGQGTTATISQSTINSIAKMAGIGNLDTGKLYWTVFSTKGLNVVPSSKIRMMTVVRPAGFDVIPTDVYLTGSATEGGTTLSGAIHFKSTAAGVFELYTSLKNGGTYQFVNGTTGTPLTYFIQGPNLKLGGSNTYTDTTAQVRFNLDFNNAVATITVIRSVDVWYGYYDNVTYHLTYNGNSTWIDNNQLINEPTEPWGPEERYKFRFTVNDGGGAQDSYEWYGSSAGDNSEPTATTAATYFYLTPVTSDQWNNCYKFSTPLDNGKLNNIEVFLQPDAPYTHTVTPQ; via the coding sequence ATGCGACGCATTCTATATATATCTGCTTTCCTCTTGCTCGCGGCTGCCTGCAAGAAATCCTATAACTATGGTCTGGACCAGACGGTCAGCGCCGTCTCTACGCTGTATGCGCCCCAGGACAGTCTTTTCCTCTCCATTACCCCCGGGGGGTCTTCCGTGGTGGAATTCGAATGGGCGCCCGCGCAGGCGCAGGACGGCAGCCTGGTGCAATACGAGGTCGCCTTCGACACGACAAAAGCCTTTAAGAACCCGGTCTTTACCGTCGCTGCCGACAATACCGGCCAGGGTACCACGGCCACGATTTCCCAATCCACCATCAATTCGATCGCCAAGATGGCCGGCATCGGGAACCTCGACACCGGTAAACTTTATTGGACGGTCTTTTCCACCAAGGGCCTCAACGTGGTTCCTTCTTCCAAGATTCGCATGATGACCGTGGTCCGGCCCGCCGGGTTCGACGTCATACCCACGGATGTGTACCTGACGGGTTCCGCCACCGAGGGCGGTACAACCTTGTCCGGCGCCATTCATTTCAAAAGCACGGCTGCCGGCGTGTTCGAACTGTATACGTCGCTCAAAAACGGCGGGACCTATCAGTTCGTCAACGGTACCACGGGCACCCCGCTCACGTATTTTATCCAGGGGCCAAACCTTAAACTGGGCGGGTCCAACACCTACACCGACACCACCGCCCAGGTGCGTTTCAACCTCGACTTCAACAACGCCGTGGCGACGATCACCGTCATCCGGAGCGTGGACGTCTGGTACGGATATTATGACAACGTGACCTATCACCTAACCTATAACGGGAACAGCACCTGGATCGATAACAACCAACTGATCAACGAGCCCACCGAACCCTGGGGCCCGGAAGAACGCTACAAGTTCCGCTTTACAGTCAACGACGGTGGCGGCGCCCAGGATTCCTATGAATGGTATGGCAGTTCGGCCGGGGACAATTCCGAGCCGACAGCCACCACGGCGGCCACTTATTTTTACCTGACACCGGTGACCAGCGATCAATGGAACAACTGTTACAAATTCAGTACGCCTTTGGACAACGGTAAACTCAACAACATCGAGGTATTCCTGCAACCGGATGCGCCTTATACCCATACTGTCACCCCCCAATAA
- a CDS encoding HAD family hydrolase, whose amino-acid sequence MATNTQAPVKALFLDIGGVLLTNGWDRKSRKAAAEKFGLNADEIGDRHRMTFDTYESGKLDLDEYLTRTVFFEDRAFTRQEFKQFMLDQSQPYPEMLNLIRDLKAKHGLKIAVVNNEGRELNEHRIRTFQLGSFVDFFISSCFVHFRKPDADIWKVALDIAQVPREHVVYIDDRPMFVQVAESLGLRGIAHRKYEETRDRLGALGLAL is encoded by the coding sequence ATGGCAACAAACACCCAAGCACCTGTTAAGGCCCTTTTCCTGGACATCGGGGGCGTCCTCCTGACCAATGGCTGGGACCGCAAGTCCCGCAAGGCCGCGGCCGAAAAGTTCGGGCTGAACGCCGACGAGATCGGCGACCGGCACCGGATGACCTTCGATACCTACGAGTCGGGCAAGCTCGACCTGGACGAATACCTGACCCGGACGGTCTTTTTTGAGGACCGCGCCTTTACCCGCCAGGAGTTCAAGCAGTTTATGCTTGACCAGTCCCAACCCTATCCCGAGATGTTGAACCTGATCCGGGACCTGAAGGCCAAGCACGGGCTGAAGATCGCGGTCGTCAACAACGAGGGTCGCGAGCTCAACGAACACCGCATCCGGACGTTCCAACTGGGGTCGTTTGTGGATTTCTTTATTTCTTCCTGTTTCGTACACTTCCGGAAACCGGACGCGGACATCTGGAAGGTCGCCCTGGACATTGCCCAGGTGCCGCGGGAACACGTCGTGTATATCGACGACCGGCCCATGTTCGTACAGGTGGCCGAGAGCCTGGGGCTCCGGGGGATTGCCCATCGGAAATACGAGGAAACCCGCGACAGGCTTGGCGCCCTGGGGCTCGCGCTTTAG
- a CDS encoding RagB/SusD family nutrient uptake outer membrane protein: MILLALAGAGCQKLNQSPGDKYTDANYWTTPANASALLNTAYMQMYGSDVFFYNEGLSDNCYCSRGDQDGAFSIASGSFNTNNGRFESEWSGHYSGIKSCNVLLDNVDKVPNYPVDQKDSLIAQARFIRAFQYWQLMTWFGDVPLFDHDITLEESQTIPRTPRAQVLAFVLSELNAAQAVLPASWDAADLGRITRGACMALKARVQLYEGNWAAVASICDSLIASQTYALVPNYANIFSITNEHNSEVILDEEFVPTQRMYGWTFDLIPISAGARDNALGPTQSLVDDYLMMNGDTVTQAGSGFDPNNPYVSRDPRMTATLVYHLYNWTVPGGASHTIYIKPGSDTTATKHADEYVPNGGFGSATGYYWRKYFDWTAQPGENSGLDLILIRYADVLLMDAEAKNELGQFTAANWTQTIGALRTRAGFTDPNATQFNAAWTQGQLRAIIRRERRCELALEGLRVFDIRRWRTSEVVMNGTVHGAMFGDPSVDGGYIRVGQRIFNPARDYLWPIPLYEMQQNSHLTQNPNY; this comes from the coding sequence TTGATACTCCTTGCCCTGGCTGGCGCCGGTTGCCAAAAGCTCAACCAGTCGCCCGGGGACAAGTATACCGACGCGAACTACTGGACGACGCCGGCCAACGCCAGCGCCCTGCTGAACACCGCGTATATGCAGATGTACGGCAGCGACGTCTTTTTCTACAATGAAGGGTTGTCCGACAACTGTTATTGCAGCAGGGGCGACCAGGACGGCGCCTTTTCGATTGCCAGCGGCAGTTTCAATACCAACAACGGGCGCTTCGAATCCGAATGGTCCGGCCACTACTCGGGCATCAAGTCCTGTAACGTCCTTCTGGACAACGTGGACAAGGTGCCCAACTATCCGGTGGACCAAAAAGACTCGCTGATCGCCCAGGCCCGTTTTATCCGTGCTTTCCAGTACTGGCAGTTGATGACCTGGTTTGGGGACGTGCCCCTGTTCGACCATGACATCACGCTGGAGGAATCCCAGACCATCCCCCGAACGCCCCGGGCCCAGGTGCTGGCGTTTGTGCTTTCCGAGCTCAACGCGGCCCAGGCGGTGCTCCCGGCGAGCTGGGACGCCGCCGACCTCGGCCGGATCACCCGCGGCGCCTGTATGGCGCTCAAGGCTAGGGTCCAACTGTACGAGGGCAACTGGGCCGCCGTCGCTTCGATCTGTGACAGCCTCATCGCTTCCCAGACCTATGCCCTGGTGCCCAACTATGCCAACATCTTTAGCATCACCAACGAGCACAACAGCGAAGTCATCCTGGACGAGGAGTTCGTACCGACGCAGCGGATGTATGGCTGGACGTTCGACCTGATCCCCATTTCCGCGGGCGCCCGGGACAACGCGCTCGGGCCCACCCAGTCACTGGTGGACGACTACCTGATGATGAACGGGGACACCGTTACCCAGGCGGGTTCGGGCTTTGACCCCAACAATCCTTATGTCAGCCGGGATCCCCGGATGACGGCCACGCTCGTCTATCATTTGTATAACTGGACGGTACCCGGGGGCGCTTCCCACACCATCTATATCAAACCGGGCTCCGATACCACCGCTACCAAACACGCCGACGAGTATGTACCCAACGGCGGGTTCGGTTCCGCCACGGGGTATTACTGGCGCAAATACTTCGACTGGACCGCCCAGCCGGGTGAAAACTCGGGGCTCGACCTGATCCTGATCCGGTACGCGGATGTACTCCTGATGGATGCAGAGGCCAAAAACGAGCTTGGACAGTTCACGGCCGCCAACTGGACCCAAACGATCGGTGCCCTCCGCACCCGCGCGGGTTTTACCGACCCGAACGCTACCCAGTTCAACGCGGCCTGGACCCAGGGCCAGCTCCGCGCCATCATCCGCCGCGAACGCCGGTGCGAGCTGGCGCTCGAAGGCCTGCGCGTCTTCGACATCCGCCGCTGGCGGACGTCCGAGGTCGTTATGAACGGGACGGTACATGGCGCCATGTTTGGCGACCCGTCCGTGGACGGCGGTTATATCCGGGTGGGTCAGCGCATCTTCAACCCTGCCCGCGACTACCTCTGGCCGATCCCCTTGTACGAGATGCAACAGAACAGTCACCTCACCCAAAACCCTAACTACTAA